One Huiozyma naganishii CBS 8797 chromosome 4, complete genome genomic region harbors:
- the KAP114 gene encoding karyopherin KAP114 (similar to Saccharomyces cerevisiae KAP114 (YGL241W); ancestral locus Anc_3.564), whose amino-acid sequence MNMDELIALLQSPDNSVRTQAESNLMTVSDEDASHVLQSLINVALNSAEKPLTERQFALLSMRKLITFYWSPAFESYRNTATLDLLTKQYVRDSLLQLSLNDSQDTKIKKSASYCIVQISAVDFPDEWPKLLEELYGAITNFHSLSAISLLNEIYDDVISEEMFFEGGIGLETLQIIFQLLSSDASTIEAKLAAINLFHATLLQMSTVDSHTTQEKRKEMVRNCVPICLDTLRTLLEGLADINSALPLQLKGSIYKSLEFIKNKFPTQLFPSQFVEYFKIQAVRDLVALQINQDSFADDTVVEAFNECAIHVIELISSIEITEYGTEDQHAILKALLSLSRLDANTKESWTTDFNDFVSKETGLAASFTIRDQVADYLGTPTGAQSQTMFENILQLVSDILSSNADPTTIESSLFLLQSVLAEDTDFSVSSPQTLVQLISALIGPQTINTHNDSILRSRIILTIPKILDVFMDSLPNIKQLTKDLLLKTLQDALSSTDELIFCSTLIAFTYYVYFAELPSVLGSESCRELQEAVLGIVNHVASEAEEDTNGLLIEVLNHVISCNVASTDFKLLQKELTAMLSISSKDPSNIEVSVESQECLEKLLDNINTERYNKFISICLPSFVNIIKGNQPLKYKYNPLLSLILEFVRIFMKKKPTNGMLPRNFSEGIIALLVDILERSEEDETLQLATAAFSHLLNNTDPTIVIQHLTVVIKVLKRLLSMFVSDTAAQNVGTLIVTLFNKYSKELTNLIPDILESAIYRLIDAKNVTTQENLISLICYVTCCDPLQMVNFLFKFSESERRDIPSLMFNKWFETFEIVRGERKIKDNIIALSKIFFLSDFRLTYVKVNGDLLPYEGDRIITRSMAKEMPDRYTQIDVYSKIVKVFVTELQFRNKQPDAERLITSDIKHSDELAAAEGNDDDGWEDVDDVLDYEKLKEFVDDDDDREDSVGLGNDADEITGIDAVPQSATQLLTAFFKEAMTNNVNGFQEMYNALSESERTILSQCLL is encoded by the coding sequence ATGAATATGGATGAGTTGATTGCGTTACTGCAATCCCCCGATAACTCGGTGAGGACGCAAGCGGAAAGCAATTTAATGACTGTGAGTGATGAGGACGCGTCCCATGTGCTCCAGTCGCTAATAAATGTGGCATTGAACTCCGCAGAAAAGCCCCTGACTGAAAGACAGTTTGCTCTGCTTTCTATGAGGAAACTCATTACTTTCTACTGGTCTCCCGCTTTCGAATCCTACAGGAACACTGCAACACTGGACCTTTTGACCAAGCAATATGTTAGAGACTCGTTATTGCAATTGTCTCTGAACGATTCTCAAGACACGAAGATCAAAAAGAGTGCATCGTACTGTATTGTCCAAATTTCCGCGGTGGATTTCCCTGATGAATGGCCAAAGCTACTGGAAGAACTGTACGGTGCGATTACCAATTTCCATTCTTTAAGTGCAATCTCCCTCTTGAACGAGATTTACGACGACGTGATTTCAGAGGAGatgttttttgaaggtggGATTGGACTAGAGACTCTTCAGATTATTTTCCAGCTACTATCCAGTGATGCGTCCACCATTGAGGCCAAACTTGCCGCCATCAACTTATTCCACGCAACATTACTGCAGATGTCCACCGTTGACTCACACACAACtcaagagaagagaaaagagaTGGTCCGAAATTGTGTGCCTATATGTCTAGATACCTTGCGTACTCTACTTGAAGGTTTAGCAGATATCAATAGTGCTTTGCCTTTACAGCTAAAGGGCTCTATTTACAAGAGTCTGGAATTtatcaagaacaagtttcCCACACAGCTATTCCCTTCTCAGTTCGTAgaatatttcaaaatacAAGCTGTACGCGATTTGGTAGCACTACAAATAAACCAGGATTCTTTTGCTGATGACACAGTAGTGGAGGCATTCAATGAGTGTGCTATTCACGTTATTGAATTGATTTCCAGTATCGAAATCACAGAGTATGGAACTGAGGATCAACATGCCATTCTAAAAGCCCTATTGTCTCTGTCACGTCTTGACGCCAACACGAAGGAGTCGTGGACCACTGACTTCAACGATTTTGTCTCTAAGGAAACTGGCCTCGCAGCATCTTTTACGATTAGAGACCAAGTTGCAGATTACCTAGGTACACCTACCGGGGCACAGTCTCAAACGATGTTTGAAAACATATTACAGCTGGTTTCCGACATTCTTTCCTCTAATGCAGACCCGACAACTATTGAATCTTCCCTGTTTCTTTTGCAATCTGTACTGGCTGAGGACACTGATTTCTCTGTGTCTTCCCCACAAACACTAGTGCAACTAATATCTGCACTTATTGGGCCCCAAACCATAAACACTCACAACGATTCTATTCTACGTAGCAGAATAATTCTAACAATCCCTAAGATCTTGGATGTCTTCATGGATAGCTTACCAAACATCAAACAGCTCACCAAAGATTTGCTACTGAAAACATTACAAGACGCATTATCATCTACTGATGAActaattttttgttccaCACTCATTGCCTTTACCTATTATGTGTATTTTGCGGAACTTCCAAGTGTTCTAGGCTCTGAATCGTGTCGTGAATTGCAAGAAGCTGTACTGGGGATTGTTAACCACGTTGCCAGTGAGGCGGAAGAAGATACCAATGGTCTCCTTATTGAGGTGCTAAATCACGTTATAAGTTGTAACGTTGCGTCTACCGATTTCAAGCTGCTACAGAAGGAACTTACCGCTATGCTATCCATATCCAGTAAGGATCCGTCAAATATTGAAGTGTCTGTTGAATCCCAGGAGTGTTTGGAAAAACTACTAGATAACATCAATACCGAAAGATACAACAAATTCATCTCAATATGCTTACCTTCATTTGTCAATATCATTAAAGGGAACCAACCATTAAAGTATAAATACAATCCATTACTGTCCTTGATTTTGGAATTTGTTCGAATATTtatgaagaagaaaccaacaAATGGCATGTTACCTCGAAATTTTAGTGAAGGAATCATAGCACTGCTAGTAGATATCCTAGAAAGATCCGAAGAAGATGAGACGCTGCAGTTGGCCACTGCAGCGTTCAGCCATTTGCTGAACAACACAGACCCAACCATAGTGATACAACATCTAACCGTAGTcatcaaagtgttgaagagaCTTTTATCGATGTTTGTTTCAGATACTGCTGCACAAAATGTCGGTACATTGATTGTGACACTGTTCAATAAATACTCCAAGGAGCTAACAAACCTGATTCCTGATATTTTAGAGTCGGCCATCTATAGATTGATCGACGCGAAAAATGTCACCACCCAGGAGAACCTAATCTCGTTGATATGTTATGTGACCTGTTGCGATCCGTTACAAATGGtcaactttcttttcaagtttAGTGAATCGGAGCGTCGGGATATTCCAAGCCTGATGTTCAACAAGTGGTTTGAGACGTTTGAAATTGTGAGAGGTGAGCGTAAGATCAAAGACAACATCATTGCTCTCAGTAagatttttttcctttccgACTTCCGGTTAACTTACGTGAAGGTCAATGGTGATTTACTACCGTACGAGGGGGATCGCATTATCACCAGATCGATGGCCAAGGAAATGCCGGACCGTTATACACAGATTGATGTGTACTCGAAAATTGTGAAGGTGTTTGTAACTGAACTACAGTTCAGAAACAAACAACCCGATGCGGAACGGCTGATAACCAGTGATATCAAACATTCAGATGAATTAGCCGCAGCCGAAGGTAATGATGACGATGGCTGGGAGGACGTCGATGATGTCCTGGATTATGAGAAACTCAAGGAATTtgtcgatgatgatgacgacagAGAAGATTCCGTGGGGCTGGGCAACGATGCAGATGAAATTACTGGTATCGATGCCGTCCCCCAGAGTGCTACGCAACTGTTGACTGCGTTTTTCAAGGAGGCCATGACAAACAATGTAAACGGATTTCAAGAGATGTACAATGCTTTGTCCGAATCAGAACGGACGATTTTGTCTCAATGTCTTCTGTGA
- the ANK1 gene encoding ankyrin repeat-containing protein ANK1 (similar to Saccharomyces cerevisiae YGL242C; ancestral locus Anc_3.565), with product MSVKGASLSEQLLDASRRNNDDLLEQVFKQLDNDPGKIAELINTARDPMGNTALHLCCKYGSWEVLDKILDQEGDIEIDPRNELDGDTPLHLAVRYAMDEPEHGTFIANNLVEVGADARIKNNNNQKPVDLIHGDELDDLFDLLQGAELARDHPGAINEDEVELIDDDDNDDDE from the coding sequence ATGAGTGTGAAAGGTGCATCTCTCAGTGAGCAACTGTTGGACGCCAGTAGAAGAAATAATGATGATTTGCTGGAACAGGTGTTTAAGCAGCTCGACAACGACCCCGGGAAGATTGCCGAGTTAATCAACACTGCTCGCGATCCCATGGGTAACACTGCATTGCATTTATGCTGTAAATACGGTTCGTGGGAAGTGTTGGATAAGATTTTGGATCAAGAGGGGGATATTGAGATCGACCCACGCAACGAACTGGATGGGGATACACCATTGCATTTGGCAGTCCGTTATGCTATGGATGAGCCGGAACACGGTACATTCATTGCCAACAAccttgttgaagttggtgCAGACGCAAGGATCAAGAATAACAATAACCAGAAGCCCGTGGATTTGATCCATGGTGATGAGCTTGACGACTTGTTCGATCTGTTACAAGGTGCAGAACTTGCCCGGGATCACCCTGGTGCAATCAACGAGGACGAGGTCGAGCTAATagacgacgatgacaacgatgatgatgaatgA
- the RMD8 gene encoding Rmd8p (similar to Saccharomyces cerevisiae RMD8 (YFR048W); ancestral locus Anc_3.568) produces the protein MLPSNAGKGVTGRDPLAKRSPSILVTDSRSSQSRSSAPFAGHAASGSMANYHKSKQLQQQKSVRGGGVGSGSSAGNYGSGARGPSGNSLNSAPGARARKRPSGRFSNVSMDNILHNDSAVPSGRREQRGSTSSWDRFPVTEILHASNSYRKMINPLPSRTSKISQKLVLIPEDDTVNAENGTSTKGSGNPPLRKSRNIGPVLDRKRHSTRMTNLNEFDNESYRFNSGNLSRLTAYNIAEGFDLTMLHRFLQNTHEVHPRLYDDCLYVPYVLPLLPGKDGFRIKSNVSKKAVGGGTLIDKLIDTSERRDHHYEYYSGVETLEDANNNYELEATGGHTNEMSDVSVIPDHLPQPTAGINPDAFDPREPQFFAEETPVEQELRQREEMKSITSDEGTNKRSSRERNLERKVSEDSTDHAELFIFHYGVIVFWNFTEEQEKNLLGDITFADDKDLMIRPIDEQDIETEEFHFEYDMDTERPRIFNDIVTLRSGDHIVKMTLSYAIAQSSKLSRFESRITPLLSAVMKLPKRLALHGTLGLRREQLLKKSGKLFKLRVDVNLSSSILDTPDFFWSIEPSLHPLYIAMREYLEIDKRVQVVNDRCKVFLEFFDICVDSVAERNMARVTWWFVVVIIIGVLFSLTEITIRYNIIHGRR, from the coding sequence ATGCTGCCCTCTAATGCTGGGAAAGGGGTGACAGGTCGAGATCCCTTGGCCAAGAGGTCCCCCTCGATTTTGGTGACAGATTCCAGGTCTTCGCAAAGTAGGAGCAGCGCTCCGTTTGCTGGGCACGCCGCCAGTGGGAGCATGGCAAATTACCACAAGTCCAAGCAACTACAACAGCAAAAGTCTGTCagaggtggtggtgttggcAGTGGCAGTAGTGCTGGTAATTATGGCAGTGGTGCGAGAGGGCCGAGCGGAAACTCTCTCAACAGTGCACCAGGTGCTCGGGCAAGGAAAAGGCCTTCTGGGAGGTTTAGTAACGTTTCCATGGACAACATTCTACACAACGATTCTGCTGTGCCTTCAGGTAGGCGAGAACAGAGGGGGTCTACATCTTCGTGGGATAGATTCCCTGTTACAGAAATCCTGCATGCGTCTAATTCATACCGTAAGATGATCAACCCTCTACCATCgagaacttcaaagatcTCTCAAAAACTGGTTCTGATACCAGAGGACGATACGGTTAACGCAGAAAATGGTACTAGTACAAAAGGGTCCGGCAATCCTCCGTTGCGGAAATCGAGGAACATTGGTCCAGTTTTGGATCGGAAGAGGCATTCCACGAGGATGACGaacttgaacgagttcGACAACGAATCCTACAGATTCAATTCGGGCAACCTTTCCCGACTGACTGCTTACAATATAGCAGAGGGGTTTGATCTGACCATGCTGCATCGTTTCTTGCAGAACACCCATGAGGTACACCCGAGGTTGTATGATGACTGTTTGTACGTGCCCTATGTGCTTCCACTTCTCCCCGGTAAAGATGGGTTTAGGATCAAATCAAACGTGTCAAAGAAGGCTGTCGGTGGTGGTACGCTGATTGATAAATTGATCGATACCTCGGAACGTCGAGATCACCATTACGAGTACTACTCTGGTGTAGAGACGTTAGAAGACGCAAATAATAACTACGAGTTGGAGGCAACTGGTGGACATACAAATGAGATGTCTGACGTTAGTGTTATTCCTGACCATTTACCACAGCCGACCGCAGGGATCAACCCTGATGCGTTCGATCCAAGAGAACCTCAATTTTTCGCTGAGGAGACGCCCGTAGAGCAAGAATTGAGACAGCGCGAAGAAATGAAGAGCATAACCAGTGATGAGGGCACCAATAAAAGGAGCAGTCGCGAACGAAATTTGGAGAGGAAAGTAAGTGAGGATAGTACGGATCATGCGGAGTTGTTTATCTTCCACTATGGTGTTATTGTATTTTGGAACTTTACCGAGgagcaagaaaagaacTTGCTTGGGGATATTACTTTCGCAGACGATAAAGACTTGATGATACGACCTATCGATGAACAAGACATTGAGACAGAGGAATTCCATTTCGAGTACGACATGGACACAGAGCGGCCTCGGATCTTCAACGACATTGTAACTTTGAGATCCGGGGACCACATAGTAAAGATGACGCTATCGTACGCGATAGCGCAGTCCTCGAAACTATCGCGGTTTGAATCGCGTATAACGCCGTTGCTCTCCGCTGTGATGAAGTTGCCAAAGCGGCTCGCTCTGCACGGGACCCTAGGGTTGAGGAGGGAGCAATTACTGAAGAAATCCGGGAAGCTGTTCAAGTTGAGAGTGGACGTCAACTTGTCGTCCAGTATATTGGACACGCCCGATTTTTTCTGGTCCATCGAACCAAGCTTGCACCCGCTGTACATTGCGATGCGCGAGTATTTGGAGATCGACAAGCGGGTGCAAGTGGTGAACGACCGTTGTAAAGTGTTTCTTGAGTTTTTCGATATATGTGTCGACTCGGTAGCGGAGAGGAACATGGCCCGTGTAACTTGGTGGTTCGTAGTCGTGATCATAATCGGAGTGCTGTTCTCGCTTACAGAGATCACCATCCGGTACAATATCATCCATGGACGACGCTGA
- the KNAG0D02970 gene encoding DXO/RAI1 family decapping nuclease (similar to Saccharomyces cerevisiae RAI1 (YGL246C); ancestral locus Anc_3.570) has translation MQWGLSLRERGDTTTLRQPRELGCYSRTASDEVYVNDDRNLSYYYFPDELVGRQFNLSHGFERFQDRNRTIRDTCSLRGLLGVIQDVEEKRGKRLSADIVTFRGIIRKVISAAIEPPRRNDRPLELQVLVFDGQVFIKDVAYPERDSVTVPSFTGYKFETLTTIPRPLPYMDREAVESRFEKTVGNGDEYAIAVTTGIGACKMVLGAEVDGVFDFKEHSDGDADGPVRAVDNLQHYLELKCTMDIRNEADAAAFEGKMFRTWLQCFLVGVPRIIYGFRNRQYLLQTVEEYTTADIPQMVGSHNPQLHSAFRDAIRWYGRFTEWLLQVIPRGDRQATTRAYRLVSDPRVSGKLQLIEVPSGSDEYTEMVNNEEFLNSGFKEWRRSLW, from the coding sequence ATGCAGTGGGGGTTATCGTTGAGGGAGAGGGGCGACACGACTACGCTGCGGCAGCCGAGGGAGTTGGGGTGTTACTCGAGAACTGCCAGTGACGAGGTCTACGTCAACGACGACCGGAACCTGAGCTACTACTACTTCCCGGATGAGCTGGTGGGCCGGCAATTCAATCTATCGCATGGGTTTGAGCGGTTCCAGGACCGCAACAGGACAATCAGGGATACGTGCTCGCTACGCGGGCTGCTCGGTGTCATACAAGAcgtggaggagaagagagGGAAACGACTCTCCGCAGATATCGTCACCTTCCGCGGGATCATACGCAAAGTGATATCTGCTGCCATTGAACCTCCACGACGCAACGATAGACCATTGGAATTGCAAGTGCTCGTCTTCGATGGACAGGTGTTTATCAAGGATGTGGCATATCCGGAACGAGATTCCGTGACTGTGCCCAGCTTCACTGGGTACAAGTTCGAGACGTTGACGACGATACCGCGGCCGCTGCCCTACATGGACAGGGAAGCGGTCGAGAGCAGGTTTGAGAAAACAGTGGGAAACGGTGACGAGTACGCCATTGCGGTCACCACTGGGATCGGCGCTTGCAAGATGGTGCTCGGTGCTGAGGTCGACGGTGTGTTCGACTTCAAAGAGCACAGTGACGGCGACGCGGACGGCCCTGTACGAGCAGTCGACAACTTACAACACTACCTCGAGTTGAAGTGCACGATGGACATTCGGAACGAGGCGGACGCTGCTGCCTTCGAGGGCAAGATGTTCCGTACCTGGCTGCAGTGCTTCCTCGTCGGCGTGCCACGGATCATCTACGGGTTCCGCAACCGACAGTACCTGCTGCAGACCGTCGAGGAGTACACAACTGCTGACATCCCGCAGATGGTAGGCTCGCACAACCCGCAGTTGCACAGTGCGTTCAGGGACGCGATAAGATGGTACGGACGGTTTACAGAGTGGCTGTTGCAGGTGATACCGCGAGGGGACCGCCAAGCAACGACCAGAGCGTACCGGTTGGTCTCAGATCCGCGGGTCTCCGGAAAGTTGCAACTTATAGAAGTGCCCTCTGGGAGCGATGAGTATACAGAGATGGTAAACAACGaggagttcttgaacagcgGGTTCAAAGAGTGGCGGCGGTCACTTTGGTGA
- the BRR6 gene encoding Brr6p (similar to Saccharomyces cerevisiae BRR6 (YGL247W); ancestral locus Anc_3.571) codes for MGMSLIAGGDRTVSVQQRGGETHSVLETSNTTTTTNGTVQWYEPEPLSQYMRLAFNSVVATLVLFVAVKFLLMVRDDVNYKLDELKLRELQRIMECQIHYRDNKCAVWESVPPLLQEKCRLWGQCIAGEDSLAINRHSAKLWAQTLAEVVNSFVESISVRSLTVLLTTSCSIIIVTNLAFGSYRVVHYSK; via the coding sequence ATGGGGATGTCGTTGATCGCTGGTGGAGATCGAACCGTGTCCGTTCAGCAGCGGGGCGGAGAGACACACAGCGTACTGGAGACATCaaacaccaccactaccaccaaCGGCACTGTGCAGTGGTACGAACCGGAACCGCTGTCGCAGTATATGCGGCTTGCATTCAACAGCGTTGTTGCGACACTCGTGCTGTTTGTGGCCGTGAAGTTCCTGCTAATGGTCCGGGACGACGTGAACTACAAGCTCGATGAGCTCAAGCTGCGGGAACTGCAGCGGATCATGGAGTGCCAGATACACTACAGGGACAACAAGTGTGCCGTCTGGGAAAGTGTGCCACCGCTGCTACAGGAAAAGTGTCGGCTCTGGGGCCAGTGCATTGCCGGTGAGGACTCGCTGGCCATAAACCGCCACTCTGCAAAACTGTGGGCGCAGACGCTCGCAGAGGTAGTCAACAGCTTCGTGGAGAGTATCAGCGTCAGGTCGCTCACCGTACTGCTCACCACATCGTGCTCCATCATCATAGTCACAAACCTCGCATTCGGATCGTACAGGGTCGTCCACTACTCTAAATGA
- the KGD4 gene encoding alpha-ketoglutarate dehydrogenase subunit KGD4 (similar to Saccharomyces cerevisiae YMR31 (YFR049W); ancestral locus Anc_3.572), with translation MRPTVVKMARVYAPKIKFVGTRHPVFPRLASDAAVHPCATSGVRPGSPGCIAVDAFLKKQTPFVVEKVQAHAQAQAQTKAIPGRYTYTDRPLGENEVDSVFKLPARFQYRTLDDAEIEAINAGGATH, from the coding sequence ATGAGACCCACAGTGGTGAAGATGGCGCGGGTGTACGCGCCGAAGATCAAGTTTGTCGGGACGAGACACCCGGTGTTCCCGCGGCTTGCGTCCGACGCCGCGGTACACCCCTGTGCGACGTCCGGTGTGAGACCTGGATCCCCGGGGTGTATCGCTGTTGATGCGTTCCTGAAGAAACAGACGCCCTTTGTCGTGGAGAAGGTTCAGGCTCATGCTCAAGCGCAGGCGCAGACGAAGGCCATTCCAGGGAGGTATACGTATACTGACAGGCCGCTTGGTGAGAACGAGGTCGACTCGGTGTTCAAGCTTCCCGCCCGGTTCCAGTACCGAACCCTGGACGACGCGGAGATCGAGGCCATAAACGCTGGTGGGGCCACCCACTGA
- the RET2 gene encoding coatomer subunit delta (similar to Saccharomyces cerevisiae RET2 (YFR051C); ancestral locus Anc_3.575), giving the protein MVVLAASITTLGGKALLSRQFKDLSRDRVLELLSNFSNLALASSGTDHTYVEDEHVRFVYKPLDDYYIVLVTNRQSNIIRDLATLNLFAETVGVYVSGVPEDGVFDNAFEILSAFDEIVVMGHKEQLSQTQVNTYLAMESHEERIQEIIERNKELEATEERKRRAKEIARREQDRKSSAFGGPGGMDYPGAGGMGPGSRFNASSDPNVTNALNSYYSHASPAAQQSYLHQQAEAGPMVAAAPSMGNTSAPRSGMKLASTRRTPGGMDSQRISQQQQQQQQQERAVPAHIAALRAEPKPENNGILICIKETVRAQFTREGDIQSSELKGNLELRINNEQLAHSSIKLTPETPFQDRSYRFETHPNVDKQLFSQQGVIALRDQKKAFPHNDQSRGMLRWRKTANADDRSLAPLAVTTWVSPSDDVQGAFDVNIEFEINADAYQGTSLEDLYFCIPTFPPSGEITLRDESESQTSIVSIDDEQGIILKVDSIEQGTQGSINFVVEADSEDSLFPLSVSFKHTEMYNNAGKSLIGVAVDTVTEAQDAEAQLPFDVITSIRSDEYDVL; this is encoded by the coding sequence ATGGTTGTGCTGGCTGCTTCTATCACCACGCTGGGCGGGAAGGCACTGCTGTCGAGGCAGTTCAAGGATCTGTCCCGTGACAGGGTGCTTGAGTTGCTGTCGAATTTCTCGAATCTGGCGCTCGCGTCGAGCGGTACAGACCACACGTACGTCGAGGACGAGCACGTCCGGTTCGTTTACAAGCCGCTGGACGATTACTATATCGTGCTCGTCACAAACAGGCAGTCTAATATCATCAGGGATCTGGCGACGCTGAACTTGTTTGCGGAGACCGTGGGTGTGTACGTGTCTGGTGTCCCCGAGGACGGCGTCTTCGATAACGCGTTCGAGATCCTCAGTGCGTTCGACGAGATCGTCGTTATGGGGCACAAGGAACAACTCTCCCAGACACAGGTCAACACGTACTTAGCGATGGAGTCCCACGAGGAACGTATCCAGGAGATCATCGAGCGCAACAAGGAGCTGGAGGCCACGGAGGAGCGGAAACGCCGCGCGAAGGAGATCGCCCGCAGGGAACAGGACAGGAAGAGCTCCGCGTTTGGTGGGCCCGGGGGCATGGACTACCCTGGTGCTGGAGGGATGGGCCCCGGGTCGAGATTCAACGCATCGAGCGACCCGAACGTCACAAACGCGCTCAACAGCTACTACAGCCACGCGTCGCCAGCGGCACAGCAGTCGTACTTGCACCAACAGGCTGAGGCGGGGCCCATGGTTGCTGCAGCACCTTCAATGGGAAATACGTCTGCGCCACGGTCTGGGATGAAACTGGCCAGTACGAGAAGGACCCCAGGAGGAATGGACTCGCAAAGAATATcccagcaacaacaacagcaacagcaacaggaaAGAGCAGTCCCAGCTCATATTGCTGCTCTACGGGCTGAACCAAAACCAGAAAACAACGGGATCCTGATATGTATCAAGGAGACTGTGAGGGCGCAGTTCACGCGTGAGGGTGACATCCAGTCCTCAGAATTGAAGGGGAACCTCGAGTTGCGTATAAATAACGAGCAATTGGCACACTCGTCGATAAAGTTGACCCCGGAGACGCCGTTCCAGGACAGATCTTACCGGTTCGAGACGCACCCGAACGTCGACAAGCAGTTGTTCTCGCAACAGGGGGTCATCGCGCTGCGTGACCAGAAGAAGGCGTTCCCTCACAACGACCAGTCCCGTGGGATGCTCAGATGGAGGAAGACCGCGAACGCGGACGATAGGTCTCTTGCACCGCTCGCGGTCACGACGTGGGTGTCACCCTCGGACGACGTGCAAGGTGCGTTCGACGTGAACATCGAGTTCGAGATCAATGCGGACGCGTACCAGGGGACAAGCCTCGAGGACCTGTATTTCTGCATCCCAACGTTCCCACCCTCAGGTGAGATCACTCTGCGTGACGAGTCAGAGTCTCAGACAAGTATTGTCTCGATCGACGACGAGCAAGGGATCATCCTCAAAGTGGACTCGATCGAGCAAGGCACACAGGGGAGCATCAACTTTGTCGTCGAGGCGGACTCCGAGGACTCGCTGTTCCCGCTGTCCGTATCGTTCAAGCACACGGAGATGTACAACAACGCGGGCAAGAGTCTCATCGGCGTCGCTGTCGACACAGTCACGGAGGCTCAGGACGCAGAGGCACAATTGCCCTTCGATGTCATCACATCCATCCGCTCCGACGAGTACGACGTCTTGTAG